A window from Pseudomonadota bacterium encodes these proteins:
- a CDS encoding thiamine pyrophosphate-binding protein, whose product MAPAAHMDKAIPNARLWGSDPIAGLLRTLDIEFIALTPGASFRGLHDSLVNYLGNTRPELLLCLHEEHSVAIAHGYAKVRGRPMAVALHSNVGLMHATMAIFNAWCDRVPILMLGAVGPMDAVQRRPWIDWIHTARDLGALVRGYTKWDDQPSSVPAALESVLRAHQIAMTAPNGPVFVCLDAGLQEQEIDATQAPPGVARFQAPQPADPPAEAVSEAAKMLAEAKSPLILIGRVSSAPEDWHRRVQLAERLDAPVVTDIKTGASFPTMHPLHPFPPGLYISNEAGTLIKDADVILSLDWIDLGGTLRQACGGTWPVAAVIQCSLDQYVHNGWSMDYQALPPAEITMLASPDRLVRKLLEAIPSSSSPKRKPPTRAPAAVDTGPAMREGRISIEVMAEATTSALAGHSPSYIRLPIGWPGEHCRFSHPLDYIGYDGGGGIGSGPGMAVGAALALRGTGRLPVAIIGDGDYLMGLTAIWTGVHHKVPVLIIVSNNQSFFNDELHQERVARMRQRPVENRWIGLRMSDPPLNLAVLAEGQGAVGLGPVTTPSQLKSTLAAAIDKVRQGATCVVDVHVAPEYARATSTALLRQIPS is encoded by the coding sequence ATGGCCCCCGCCGCTCACATGGATAAGGCGATCCCCAACGCACGGCTTTGGGGCAGCGATCCCATTGCCGGCCTGCTTAGAACCCTGGATATCGAATTCATCGCGCTGACGCCCGGCGCCAGCTTCCGAGGCCTGCACGACAGCCTGGTCAACTATCTCGGAAACACCCGCCCCGAGCTGCTGCTCTGCCTGCATGAGGAGCATTCGGTCGCCATCGCCCATGGTTACGCCAAAGTCCGTGGCCGCCCGATGGCGGTGGCGCTCCACAGCAATGTCGGCCTGATGCATGCAACCATGGCGATCTTCAATGCCTGGTGCGATCGCGTGCCTATCCTGATGCTGGGCGCGGTCGGTCCCATGGATGCGGTCCAGCGTCGACCTTGGATCGACTGGATTCATACGGCGCGCGACCTTGGCGCTTTGGTGCGCGGCTACACCAAATGGGACGATCAGCCCAGCTCCGTGCCTGCCGCGCTCGAATCCGTCCTTCGCGCCCATCAGATTGCGATGACCGCCCCGAACGGCCCGGTGTTCGTTTGCCTCGATGCCGGCCTGCAGGAGCAGGAGATCGACGCGACACAGGCCCCGCCTGGAGTCGCCCGGTTCCAGGCTCCCCAGCCGGCCGATCCGCCTGCAGAAGCCGTTAGCGAGGCCGCCAAGATGTTGGCTGAGGCCAAGAGCCCGTTGATCTTGATCGGACGTGTCTCCAGCGCTCCGGAAGATTGGCATCGCCGCGTGCAGCTCGCCGAGCGCCTCGATGCGCCGGTGGTCACGGACATCAAGACCGGCGCAAGCTTTCCAACGATGCACCCCTTGCATCCGTTTCCTCCGGGCCTCTACATCAGCAACGAGGCGGGAACGCTCATCAAGGACGCCGACGTCATCCTCAGCCTCGATTGGATCGACCTCGGCGGCACCTTGCGGCAAGCATGCGGAGGCACCTGGCCGGTTGCGGCCGTCATCCAGTGCTCGCTCGATCAATACGTCCACAATGGCTGGAGCATGGACTACCAGGCATTGCCGCCGGCGGAGATTACCATGCTGGCCTCGCCCGACAGGCTGGTGCGCAAGCTGCTCGAGGCGATCCCGTCATCTTCCTCTCCGAAGCGCAAGCCGCCGACCAGAGCACCGGCAGCCGTCGATACCGGACCGGCGATGCGCGAAGGACGGATTTCGATCGAGGTGATGGCGGAAGCGACAACCTCGGCGCTTGCCGGCCACAGCCCTTCCTATATTCGCCTGCCGATCGGCTGGCCCGGGGAGCATTGCCGCTTCTCGCACCCGCTCGATTATATCGGCTACGACGGCGGCGGCGGCATCGGCTCGGGTCCGGGAATGGCGGTGGGCGCAGCGCTGGCGCTCCGCGGAACCGGCCGTCTTCCCGTCGCCATCATCGGCGATGGCGACTATCTCATGGGGCTCACCGCGATTTGGACCGGCGTCCATCACAAGGTGCCCGTCCTGATCATCGTCTCCAACAATCAGAGCTTCTTCAACGACGAGCTGCACCAGGAACGCGTCGCCCGCATGCGCCAGCGTCCCGTCGAAAACCGATGGATCGGGCTCCGGATGAGCGATCCGCCGCTCAATCTCGCGGTTCTGGCTGAGGGGCAGGGAGCCGTCGGCCTGGGGCCGGTGACAACGCCATCCCAGCTCAAATCCACCCTGGCCGCCGCCATCGACAAGGTTCGCCAGGGCGCAACCTGCGTGGTGGATGTGCATGTCGCTCCGGAGTACGCTCGCGCCACCTCGACCGCACTGCTGCGCCAGATCCCCTCGTGA